In the Thermotoga sp. genome, one interval contains:
- a CDS encoding ABC transporter permease has product MGRIRGVFKDLFRDYRFTVAFVVLIFLLFLSVLSYFSPYDPVRIYQVPRGLPPSLEHPLGTNWLGQDVFWRLTCAVRNSLIIAVVTALFSRAIAVFVGILAGYKGGGVDRILMTIGDTTMVLPFLIVLIVISMILRDWTRSFFNLGLLLAFFSWAWDARVIRSQVLSLRERDFTFVAILSGMSTLRIVYKQLLPHVLPVIFTTFINNMAWAIGMEITLAYLGLGIDPTVPTIGTMLQRAIYRQALFLGLWWWLAAPIAAAVLLFIALYWLSTSISEYLDPRARFQRIGFGRK; this is encoded by the coding sequence ATGGGGCGAATTCGAGGAGTCTTTAAAGATCTTTTCAGAGATTACAGATTCACGGTTGCTTTCGTCGTACTGATTTTTCTGTTGTTCCTTTCAGTGTTGTCCTATTTTTCGCCTTACGATCCCGTAAGGATCTACCAAGTACCGCGCGGGCTTCCTCCTTCACTTGAACATCCACTAGGTACCAACTGGCTCGGGCAGGATGTTTTCTGGCGACTCACTTGTGCGGTGAGAAATTCACTGATAATAGCTGTTGTCACAGCGTTGTTTTCACGCGCAATAGCTGTTTTCGTGGGAATATTAGCGGGTTATAAAGGGGGTGGGGTGGACCGTATTTTGATGACAATAGGGGATACAACTATGGTTCTTCCGTTTTTGATCGTGCTCATTGTGATCTCTATGATTCTCAGAGACTGGACAAGATCTTTTTTCAATTTAGGTCTTCTTCTTGCTTTCTTTTCCTGGGCTTGGGACGCAAGAGTAATAAGATCGCAGGTGCTCAGTTTAAGAGAAAGGGATTTCACGTTTGTTGCGATTCTCTCTGGTATGTCAACGTTGAGGATTGTTTACAAGCAATTGCTTCCTCACGTTCTCCCAGTTATATTTACAACGTTCATAAACAACATGGCATGGGCAATAGGTATGGAGATCACACTTGCTTACCTGGGGCTCGGTATCGATCCCACTGTTCCTACCATTGGAACCATGCTTCAGAGAGCGATTTACAGACAGGCTCTCTTCCTCGGACTCTGGTGGTGGCTGGCTGCACCGATTGCTGCCGCAGTTCTGTTGTTCATTGCTCTCTACTGGTTATCCACCAGTATAAGTGAGTATCTGGATCCGAGAGCTCGTTTTCAAAGGATTGGCTTTGGAAGGAAATAA